A DNA window from Halomicrobium mukohataei DSM 12286 contains the following coding sequences:
- the mre11 gene encoding DNA double-strand break repair protein Mre11 has protein sequence MTRVIHTGDTHIGYQQYHVPERRDDFLNAFRQVVDDAIGSGADAVVHAGDLFHDRRPTLTDVLGTLDVLERLDDADIPFLAVVGNHEAKRDAQWLDLYESLGLATRLDDEPRVIGDTAFYGLDYVPRSQRDALDYEFASHGADHAALVSHGQFQPFDYGTWDATAIVDEATVDFDALLLGDEHAPGTKQVDEAWLTYCGSTERASADERDDRGYNIVTFDDDVTITRRGLDTREFVFVEVELAGDEGLEHVRERVGEYDLSDAVVIVHVDGEGEPITPAGIEEFALDQGALVARVTDHREFADEREVAVSFADPDEAVHERVRELGLSEAARDIDETIRASKVPDSNVADTVEERVADLVEAGDLAAFDGADAESAHPETEADGGHAPTDDRSSATDETADAAGETGSADPDDQSTMGEYL, from the coding sequence ATGACGCGGGTCATACACACCGGCGACACCCACATCGGGTACCAGCAGTACCACGTGCCCGAGCGCCGGGACGACTTCCTGAATGCGTTCCGACAGGTCGTCGACGACGCGATCGGTTCGGGGGCCGACGCCGTCGTCCACGCTGGCGACCTGTTTCACGACCGGCGACCGACGCTCACGGACGTGCTCGGAACGCTGGACGTACTGGAGCGACTCGACGACGCCGACATCCCGTTTCTGGCCGTCGTCGGTAACCACGAGGCAAAGCGCGACGCCCAGTGGCTCGACCTCTACGAGTCGCTGGGGCTGGCGACTCGTCTCGACGACGAACCGCGCGTGATCGGTGACACGGCCTTCTACGGCCTCGACTACGTCCCGCGCTCACAGCGCGACGCGCTCGACTACGAGTTCGCGTCCCACGGGGCCGACCACGCCGCGCTGGTCAGTCACGGCCAGTTCCAGCCCTTCGACTACGGCACCTGGGACGCCACGGCGATCGTCGACGAGGCCACCGTCGACTTCGACGCGCTCTTGCTGGGCGACGAGCACGCGCCCGGCACGAAGCAGGTCGACGAGGCGTGGCTCACCTACTGTGGATCGACCGAGCGCGCCAGTGCGGACGAGCGCGACGACCGGGGGTACAACATCGTCACGTTCGACGACGACGTGACCATCACGCGCCGGGGACTCGACACCCGCGAGTTCGTCTTCGTCGAGGTCGAACTGGCCGGCGACGAAGGGCTCGAACACGTTCGCGAGCGCGTCGGCGAGTACGATCTGAGCGACGCGGTCGTGATCGTTCACGTCGACGGCGAGGGCGAGCCGATCACGCCGGCCGGCATCGAGGAGTTCGCACTCGATCAGGGGGCGCTGGTCGCGCGCGTCACCGACCACCGGGAGTTCGCCGACGAACGCGAGGTGGCGGTGAGCTTCGCCGACCCAGACGAGGCCGTCCACGAGCGCGTGCGAGAACTCGGTCTGAGTGAGGCAGCCCGAGACATCGACGAGACGATTCGCGCCTCGAAGGTCCCCGACTCGAACGTCGCCGACACCGTCGAAGAGCGCGTCGCCGACCTCGTCGAAGCGGGCGATCTGGCTGCCTTCGACGGTGCCGACGCCGAGAGCGCGCACCCGGAGACCGAAGCCGACGGCGGCCACGCGCCGACCGACGACCGAAGTTCCGCGACGGACGAGACAGCTGACGCCGCTGGCGAGACGGGGTCGGCGGACCCGGACGACCAGTCGACGATGGGGGAGTACCTGTGA
- a CDS encoding MarR family transcriptional regulator — MSTSELDRPGGASEPTTVEWDAVRELPPSAKLVAKVLEYNGTLTQSQLSEETLLPARTVRYALNRLEEAGAVDSRFSFADARKRIYTLTVEQ, encoded by the coding sequence ATGAGCACGTCAGAACTCGATCGACCCGGTGGTGCATCGGAGCCGACGACCGTCGAGTGGGACGCGGTCCGCGAACTCCCACCGAGTGCCAAACTCGTCGCGAAGGTCCTGGAGTACAACGGAACGCTCACGCAGAGCCAGCTCTCCGAGGAGACGCTGTTGCCCGCACGGACCGTCCGCTACGCGCTCAACCGCCTCGAAGAGGCGGGGGCCGTCGATTCACGGTTCTCCTTCGCGGACGCGCGAAAGCGCATCTACACCCTGACCGTCGAGCAGTAA
- the pan1 gene encoding proteasome-activating nucleotidase Pan1, producing MTDTVDEVDLPYDDDASQQEKIEALQERLEVLEDQNEEMRDKLLDANAENNKYQQKLERLTHENKKLKQSPLFVATVQELTDEGVVIKQHGNNQEALTEVTDEMRDGLEPDSRVAVNNSLSIVKRLDDETDVRARVMQVDQSPEVTYADIGGIEEQMEEVRETVELPLKSPEMFEDVGIDPPSGVLLHGPPGTGKTMLAKAVANQTDATFIKMAGSELVHKFIGEGSKLVRDLFELARNEEPAVVFIDEIDAIAAKRTDSKTSGDAEVQRTMMQLLSEMDGFDERGEIRLIAATNRFDMLDRAILRPGRFDRLIEVPKPDYEGRKQIFQIHTRGMNVADDVDFERLAGDIDEASGADVKAICTEAGMFAIRDDRTEVRMQDFTDAWEKIESEESDAQDVSPTYA from the coding sequence ATGACCGACACCGTCGACGAGGTCGATCTACCGTACGACGACGACGCGTCCCAGCAGGAGAAAATCGAGGCGTTACAGGAGCGTCTGGAAGTACTGGAGGATCAAAACGAGGAGATGCGCGACAAGCTGCTGGACGCCAACGCCGAGAACAACAAGTACCAGCAGAAGCTCGAACGGCTCACTCACGAGAACAAGAAGCTCAAGCAGTCGCCGCTGTTCGTCGCCACCGTCCAGGAGCTGACCGACGAGGGCGTCGTCATCAAGCAACACGGCAACAACCAGGAGGCCCTGACCGAGGTCACCGACGAGATGCGCGACGGTCTCGAACCGGACTCCCGTGTCGCCGTCAACAACTCCCTGTCGATCGTCAAGCGCCTCGACGACGAGACCGACGTGCGGGCTCGCGTGATGCAGGTCGACCAGAGCCCCGAGGTGACCTACGCAGACATCGGCGGGATCGAAGAGCAGATGGAGGAAGTCCGCGAGACGGTCGAACTTCCGCTCAAGTCCCCCGAGATGTTCGAGGACGTGGGGATCGATCCGCCCTCCGGCGTGCTCCTGCACGGCCCGCCCGGCACCGGGAAGACGATGCTGGCGAAGGCCGTCGCCAACCAGACCGACGCCACGTTCATCAAGATGGCCGGCTCCGAACTGGTCCACAAGTTCATCGGCGAGGGGTCGAAGCTGGTGCGGGACCTGTTCGAACTGGCCCGCAACGAGGAGCCCGCCGTCGTCTTCATCGACGAGATCGACGCCATCGCTGCCAAGCGGACGGACTCGAAGACCTCCGGCGACGCCGAGGTCCAGCGGACGATGATGCAGCTGCTCAGCGAGATGGACGGCTTCGACGAGCGCGGCGAGATCCGCCTCATCGCCGCGACCAACCGCTTCGACATGCTCGATCGGGCGATCCTCCGGCCCGGCCGCTTCGATCGGCTCATCGAAGTCCCCAAGCCCGACTACGAGGGTCGCAAACAGATCTTCCAGATCCACACCCGCGGCATGAACGTCGCCGACGACGTGGACTTCGAGCGACTCGCCGGTGACATCGACGAGGCGTCGGGTGCCGACGTGAAGGCGATCTGTACGGAAGCGGGGATGTTCGCCATCCGTGACGATCGCACCGAAGTCCGGATGCAGGACTTCACCGACGCCTGGGAGAAAATCGAGTCCGAAGAGAGCGACGCCCAGGACGTGTCGCCGACGTACGCCTGA
- a CDS encoding SIMPL domain-containing protein, with translation MSTQRAVLAVGLATLTVVAVAGVLPGAVGAQAGNDPTATETPTATETPTDSASEPTTITVSATGQASAQPDVVVVRVASVVTADSPAAATEQLAANTSQLRSALSEAGVAADDRTTTDYSLEAVRPGFETPTQGSPDPGAEDVTYRASQGFEIRANDTNRAGELVDIAVQNGATSVRGVEFRLTSENRSELRQTALGRAAESARTQAQTLAGAESLTITGVDSVSAGEPFFGSTASFESADSRSETTIDGGPVSVEVSVTITYEAESR, from the coding sequence ATGAGTACACAGCGCGCGGTGCTCGCCGTCGGTCTGGCGACTCTCACCGTCGTCGCCGTCGCGGGTGTTTTGCCCGGTGCAGTGGGTGCACAGGCAGGTAACGACCCGACAGCGACCGAGACACCGACAGCGACCGAGACACCGACGGATTCGGCGTCGGAGCCGACGACCATCACGGTCTCGGCGACGGGTCAGGCCAGTGCCCAACCAGATGTCGTCGTCGTACGCGTCGCATCCGTCGTGACCGCCGACAGCCCCGCGGCGGCCACGGAGCAGCTGGCAGCCAACACGTCACAGCTGCGGTCGGCTCTCTCCGAGGCCGGTGTCGCGGCGGACGACCGCACCACCACGGACTACTCTCTGGAGGCGGTCCGTCCGGGGTTCGAAACGCCCACGCAGGGATCACCAGACCCAGGGGCCGAGGACGTAACCTACAGGGCCAGCCAGGGCTTCGAGATCCGGGCGAACGACACGAACCGCGCCGGTGAACTGGTCGACATCGCCGTCCAGAACGGTGCCACGTCCGTCCGGGGCGTCGAGTTCCGCCTCACGAGCGAGAACCGGAGCGAACTCCGCCAGACGGCGCTCGGGAGGGCGGCAGAGAGTGCACGGACCCAGGCCCAGACCCTCGCTGGGGCCGAGTCACTGACGATCACGGGTGTCGACTCCGTCTCGGCCGGCGAGCCCTTTTTCGGTTCCACAGCGAGTTTCGAGTCGGCCGACAGCCGCTCCGAGACGACGATCGACGGCGGTCCGGTCAGCGTCGAGGTGTCCGTGACGATCACCTACGAGGCCGAGTCGCGCTAG
- a CDS encoding DUF7111 family protein, with protein MTDDVAEADGITARYRETDTERVLEYDRDGRTAAIAQNTDGYAMLKVRPTADGDELERYYGFDMALDHAAELLGVGPHDLPVPDAAADMGM; from the coding sequence ATGACAGACGACGTGGCCGAAGCCGACGGGATCACGGCACGGTATCGCGAGACCGACACCGAGCGCGTCCTCGAATACGATCGCGACGGGCGGACGGCCGCGATCGCTCAGAACACTGATGGGTACGCCATGCTCAAGGTCAGACCGACCGCCGACGGCGACGAACTCGAACGCTACTACGGCTTCGACATGGCGCTGGACCACGCTGCCGAACTCCTCGGCGTCGGTCCCCACGATCTCCCGGTGCCGGATGCAGCCGCCGACATGGGGATGTGA
- a CDS encoding HTTM domain-containing protein, which yields MSVRLVARAGSDARQWFERRFRVDTRALAALRVALGTILLLDVLLRARHLAAFYTDAGVLPTSTLRNVVGTPALLTIHALSGSVWLQVCLFFAAGLAALALLIGYRTRLATLLSLVLLLSLQIRNPFVLNGGDTLLRRLLFWGLFVPLGERLSVDATEATDSTPQTAVSGLATVGLLGQVVAVYAVNAVVKLRGDAWLSGRALALVFDLDHYTVLAGDLLAPVPLLPALLGWSWLALLVASPLLVGLTGRARGALAGLFVAGHAGMLVTVWVGLFPLVSIAALLPFFPAFVWDRVWAVVPDGWDRWSASRLDGHAVGTIPASVRRALGGLRRPLLILVLAAMLVSNAATLGVAPVADADVPEQSWDMFAPAPPGVDGWFVAPGTTTAGREVDALATAPLSWERPSKLERAYPSTRWRKYLLRLRSGDTEPRRAALAGFLCQRWNRTHERGLERVGLVFVAEPTRPNGTDPQRREALGTYSCRSATEKGNSRVSPVPR from the coding sequence GTGAGCGTTCGCCTCGTCGCTCGTGCCGGCAGCGACGCCAGACAGTGGTTCGAGCGGCGATTTCGCGTCGACACGCGCGCGCTGGCAGCGCTGCGGGTCGCCCTGGGAACGATACTGCTCCTCGACGTGCTCCTGCGAGCGCGCCACCTCGCGGCCTTCTACACCGACGCCGGTGTCCTCCCCACGTCGACCCTGCGGAACGTCGTCGGGACGCCCGCTCTGCTGACGATCCACGCTCTCTCGGGGAGTGTCTGGCTACAGGTCTGTCTCTTCTTCGCGGCCGGTCTCGCGGCGCTGGCGCTGCTGATCGGGTACCGAACGCGACTCGCGACGCTGCTCTCGCTCGTCCTGTTGCTCTCGCTTCAGATCCGGAACCCGTTCGTGCTCAACGGCGGCGACACGCTCCTGCGGCGGCTGCTGTTCTGGGGCCTGTTCGTGCCGCTGGGTGAGCGGCTGTCTGTCGACGCGACCGAGGCGACCGATTCGACGCCGCAGACGGCGGTGAGCGGGCTCGCGACCGTCGGACTGCTCGGGCAGGTCGTCGCGGTCTATGCCGTCAACGCTGTCGTGAAACTCCGGGGCGACGCGTGGCTCTCCGGACGGGCGCTGGCGCTCGTCTTCGATCTCGATCACTACACCGTCCTCGCGGGCGATCTCCTGGCACCCGTCCCGCTGCTCCCGGCGCTGCTGGGCTGGAGTTGGCTGGCCCTCCTGGTGGCGTCGCCGCTGCTCGTCGGCCTCACCGGCAGAGCCCGCGGGGCGCTCGCCGGGCTGTTCGTCGCGGGCCACGCGGGCATGCTGGTGACGGTCTGGGTCGGCCTCTTTCCGCTGGTCTCGATCGCCGCGCTGCTCCCCTTCTTCCCGGCGTTCGTCTGGGACCGCGTGTGGGCTGTCGTCCCCGACGGATGGGATCGCTGGAGCGCGTCGCGTCTCGACGGTCACGCCGTCGGGACGATCCCGGCGTCAGTTCGGCGCGCACTCGGTGGGCTCCGACGGCCGCTACTGATCCTCGTGCTGGCGGCGATGCTCGTCTCGAACGCCGCCACGCTGGGGGTGGCTCCGGTCGCCGACGCCGACGTGCCCGAGCAGTCCTGGGACATGTTCGCTCCCGCGCCACCGGGCGTCGACGGGTGGTTCGTCGCACCGGGAACGACGACGGCCGGGCGAGAGGTCGACGCGCTCGCGACGGCACCGCTGAGCTGGGAGCGGCCGTCGAAGCTCGAACGCGCGTACCCGAGTACGCGCTGGCGAAAGTACCTGCTCCGACTCCGGAGCGGAGACACCGAACCGCGCCGGGCAGCGCTCGCGGGCTTCCTCTGTCAGCGCTGGAATCGCACTCACGAGCGGGGGCTCGAACGGGTCGGCCTCGTGTTCGTCGCCGAGCCGACGCGACCGAACGGGACGGACCCACAGCGCCGAGAGGCGCTGGGGACGTACTCGTGTCGGTCCGCGACCGAGAAAGGCAACAGTCGAGTGTCGCCCGTGCCTCGGTGA
- a CDS encoding PadR family transcriptional regulator, with the protein MTKWLQSGRRRDICIILAGEDGLNGQTLKTRLERHYDERIDPKSFYGALSAMVDSGFLEKETEGIADEYSLTEAGAARLDEQYAWMREQLDRTEGGDG; encoded by the coding sequence ATGACGAAGTGGCTCCAGAGCGGTCGCCGCCGGGACATCTGTATCATCCTCGCTGGCGAAGACGGACTGAACGGCCAGACGCTCAAGACGCGACTCGAACGACACTACGACGAGCGGATCGACCCAAAGAGCTTCTACGGCGCACTGTCGGCGATGGTCGACAGTGGATTTCTGGAGAAAGAGACCGAAGGGATCGCCGACGAGTACTCGCTGACCGAGGCGGGTGCTGCTCGTCTCGACGAACAGTACGCGTGGATGCGCGAGCAACTGGACAGGACCGAGGGCGGGGACGGCTGA
- a CDS encoding acyl-CoA dehydrogenase produces MDFAPTQEQRQIQEMVAEFVDEEVVPRAAEIDETDEFPQDLVDQMADLGLMGMPIPEEYGGAGLDYHAYAMALEEIARGSGGLGTVVAAHISLACNMIYEFGDEAQKEAYLTPLAEGEEIGAFALSEAGAGSDVPAMETTAKPVGGDPHEGEEPDEYVVDGGKLWISNGSVADTVVLFAKTDPEAGNKGISSFVVRPEEDDGFHVEGTEHKLGDKGCPTAELRFDDMHLPADRRLGEAGRGFVHALKTLNGGRITIAARGVGIAQAALDEALDYAGEREQFDQPIGDFQAIQHKLADMDTKTEAARMLMHKAADKKIRGENFVKEAAQAKLYASEVSREVANEGIQIHGGYGYTKDFPVERFYRDAKLNEIYEGTSEVLRNTIADQLLD; encoded by the coding sequence ATGGACTTCGCCCCCACCCAGGAGCAGCGCCAGATCCAGGAGATGGTCGCCGAGTTCGTCGACGAGGAGGTCGTCCCGCGGGCCGCCGAGATCGACGAGACCGACGAGTTCCCGCAGGATCTCGTCGACCAGATGGCGGATCTCGGTCTGATGGGGATGCCGATTCCCGAGGAGTACGGCGGCGCTGGCCTCGACTACCACGCCTACGCGATGGCCCTCGAAGAGATCGCTCGGGGCAGTGGCGGGCTGGGAACCGTCGTCGCGGCCCACATCTCGCTGGCCTGCAACATGATCTACGAGTTCGGCGACGAGGCCCAGAAAGAGGCGTACCTCACGCCGCTCGCGGAAGGCGAGGAGATCGGCGCGTTCGCGCTGTCGGAGGCCGGTGCCGGCAGCGACGTGCCGGCCATGGAGACGACGGCGAAGCCGGTCGGCGGCGATCCACACGAGGGCGAGGAACCCGACGAGTACGTCGTCGACGGCGGCAAGCTGTGGATCTCGAACGGTTCCGTCGCAGATACGGTCGTCCTCTTCGCCAAGACCGACCCGGAAGCGGGCAACAAGGGAATCTCGTCGTTCGTCGTCCGGCCCGAAGAAGACGACGGGTTCCACGTCGAGGGCACCGAACACAAGCTCGGCGACAAGGGCTGTCCGACGGCGGAACTGCGGTTCGACGACATGCACCTGCCCGCAGACCGCCGCCTGGGCGAGGCGGGACGCGGGTTCGTCCACGCGCTGAAGACGCTCAACGGCGGCCGGATCACGATCGCCGCCCGCGGCGTCGGGATCGCCCAGGCGGCACTGGACGAGGCGCTCGACTATGCCGGTGAGCGCGAGCAGTTCGACCAGCCCATCGGCGACTTCCAGGCGATCCAGCACAAGCTCGCGGACATGGACACGAAGACCGAGGCCGCCCGGATGCTGATGCACAAGGCCGCGGACAAGAAGATCCGCGGCGAGAACTTCGTCAAGGAGGCCGCACAGGCGAAGCTGTACGCGTCGGAGGTCTCGCGCGAGGTCGCCAACGAGGGCATCCAGATCCACGGCGGCTACGGCTACACCAAGGACTTCCCCGTCGAGCGGTTCTACCGCGACGCGAAGCTCAACGAGATCTACGAGGGCACCAGCGAGGTGCTGCGCAACACGATCGCGGACCAGTTGCTCGACTAA
- a CDS encoding 3-hydroxyacyl-CoA dehydrogenase family protein, whose amino-acid sequence MSDIGEIQTVAVVGAGTMGSGIAQVAATHGYDVVMRDVAEDLVTEGFEAIDDSLSRLVANDTLTESESTAARERITGTTDLDDLADADLVVEAVVEDVEVKRSVFSDLDEVCRSGVVLATNTSTISITTIASATTRPEHVVGLHFMNPVPLMKGVELVVGERTAEATVEAAHEFAASLDKETWESDDKPGFVTNRILMPWLNEGIRAYDEGVATKDDIDRGMKLGTNVPMGPLELADHIGLDVVLDATETLHEQLGDRYQPAYLLRRKVEAGHLGKKSGNGFYEYE is encoded by the coding sequence ATGTCCGATATCGGAGAGATCCAGACGGTCGCCGTTGTCGGGGCTGGCACGATGGGAAGCGGCATCGCACAGGTGGCTGCGACCCACGGCTACGACGTGGTGATGCGCGACGTCGCCGAGGACCTGGTCACCGAGGGGTTCGAGGCGATCGACGACAGCCTCTCGCGACTCGTCGCGAACGACACGCTCACCGAGTCCGAGAGCACCGCCGCTCGCGAGCGGATTACCGGCACGACCGACCTCGACGACCTCGCCGACGCCGACCTCGTCGTCGAGGCGGTCGTCGAAGACGTAGAGGTAAAACGGTCGGTCTTCTCGGACCTCGACGAGGTGTGTCGCTCCGGGGTCGTGCTCGCGACCAACACCAGCACGATCTCGATCACGACCATCGCGAGCGCGACGACGCGCCCCGAGCACGTCGTCGGTCTCCACTTCATGAACCCCGTGCCACTGATGAAGGGGGTCGAGCTCGTCGTCGGCGAGCGCACCGCGGAGGCGACGGTCGAAGCCGCTCACGAGTTCGCCGCCTCGCTGGACAAGGAGACCTGGGAGTCCGACGACAAACCCGGCTTCGTCACCAACCGGATCCTGATGCCGTGGCTCAACGAGGGCATCCGGGCGTACGACGAGGGCGTCGCCACCAAGGACGACATCGACCGGGGGATGAAACTCGGGACGAACGTGCCCATGGGCCCGCTGGAGTTGGCCGACCACATCGGGCTGGACGTGGTGCTGGACGCCACCGAGACGCTACACGAGCAGCTCGGCGACCGCTACCAGCCAGCCTATCTCCTCCGCCGGAAAGTCGAGGCCGGTCATCTGGGCAAAAAGAGCGGGAACGGGTTCTACGAGTACGAGTGA
- a CDS encoding class I fructose-bisphosphate aldolase: MRPIDATPLTRDGNVLILAYDHGLEHGPVDFAGRPESADPESVFRAATHDAVTSLAVQKGVGEAYYPSYEDDVTLLAKLNGTSNMWIGEPDSSVNCSVEYAATQLEADAVGFTIYPGSNNEVEMVEEFREIQEEAREYDMPVVLWSYPRGQGLKNDTKEDIIAYAARLGLELGADVTKVKYPGSKEGMAHAVEMAGKSKVVMSGGSKRSDEAFLQSVRAVMDAGGAGLAVGRNVWQREQPEQILDALERVIHDGQSVDAALQ, translated from the coding sequence ATGCGTCCCATCGACGCGACTCCGCTTACGCGCGACGGCAACGTACTGATCCTGGCATACGATCACGGGCTCGAACACGGCCCAGTCGACTTTGCCGGCCGCCCCGAGAGTGCCGATCCCGAGTCGGTGTTTCGGGCCGCAACGCACGACGCCGTCACGTCGCTGGCAGTGCAGAAGGGAGTCGGCGAGGCGTACTACCCGTCCTACGAGGACGACGTGACGCTGCTCGCGAAGCTCAACGGCACCTCGAACATGTGGATAGGCGAACCCGACTCGTCGGTCAACTGCTCGGTCGAGTACGCCGCGACCCAGCTGGAGGCCGACGCCGTCGGATTCACGATCTATCCCGGCTCGAACAACGAGGTCGAGATGGTCGAGGAGTTCCGCGAGATCCAGGAGGAAGCTCGCGAGTACGACATGCCCGTCGTCCTGTGGTCCTACCCGCGCGGACAGGGACTCAAAAACGACACGAAGGAAGACATCATCGCATACGCCGCCCGGCTCGGACTGGAACTGGGCGCGGACGTGACGAAGGTGAAGTACCCCGGTAGCAAGGAGGGGATGGCCCACGCCGTCGAGATGGCCGGCAAGAGCAAGGTCGTGATGAGCGGCGGTTCGAAACGCTCCGACGAGGCGTTCCTCCAGAGCGTCCGCGCGGTCATGGACGCCGGCGGCGCGGGGCTCGCCGTCGGACGCAACGTCTGGCAACGAGAACAGCCCGAGCAGATCCTCGACGCGCTCGAACGCGTCATCCACGACGGGCAATCCGTCGACGCAGCACTTCAATGA
- a CDS encoding class 1 fructose-bisphosphatase: MSKSTDLTPGMTDTTTGRIVGEFADAATEIREAIATERQFADEENPSGESQLAADLVADELLEERLLALDGVGSYASEERESVTVDEGHRHVAVDPLDGSSNLEPNSGMGTIFGVYDTQPPTIGRNLVAAGFVIYGPTTSMVVARNDRVREYIIHDGDARVVDDDVSVPTDPTVYGFGGGRENWNDAFADYATELQERLKLRYGGAMIADVSQVLTYGGLFSYPALEYRPTGKLRLQFEGQPMGYIVEAAGGKSSDGHQSLLDREIDDIHDRTPLHLGNTSLIERLEERYERHE; encoded by the coding sequence ATGAGTAAATCAACCGACCTCACCCCGGGTATGACCGACACGACGACCGGGCGCATCGTCGGCGAGTTCGCCGACGCCGCGACCGAAATCCGCGAGGCGATCGCGACGGAGCGCCAGTTCGCCGACGAGGAGAACCCGAGCGGCGAGAGCCAGCTCGCTGCCGACCTGGTCGCCGACGAACTGCTCGAAGAGCGCCTCCTGGCACTCGACGGCGTCGGGAGCTACGCCAGCGAGGAACGCGAGTCAGTCACCGTCGACGAGGGCCACCGCCACGTCGCCGTCGACCCGCTCGACGGCTCCTCGAACCTCGAACCAAACAGCGGCATGGGGACGATCTTCGGCGTCTACGACACGCAGCCGCCGACGATCGGCCGGAACCTCGTGGCCGCCGGCTTCGTCATCTACGGCCCGACGACCTCGATGGTCGTGGCGCGCAACGACCGCGTCCGCGAGTACATCATCCACGACGGGGACGCTCGCGTCGTCGACGACGACGTGTCGGTCCCGACGGACCCGACAGTTTATGGCTTCGGGGGCGGTCGGGAGAACTGGAACGACGCGTTCGCCGACTACGCGACGGAGCTCCAGGAACGGCTCAAGCTCCGCTACGGCGGCGCGATGATCGCCGACGTGAGCCAGGTCCTCACCTACGGAGGGCTCTTCTCCTACCCCGCACTGGAGTACCGGCCGACGGGGAAACTGCGCCTCCAGTTCGAAGGGCAGCCGATGGGCTACATCGTGGAGGCCGCTGGCGGCAAGTCATCGGACGGACACCAGTCGCTCCTGGATCGGGAGATCGACGACATCCACGACCGAACGCCGCTGCACCTCGGCAACACGTCGCTGATCGAGCGCCTCGAAGAGCGATACGAACGCCACGAGTAG